tgtatttgctgcacaTGAAATGTGTACTTattgtataatttgtcttgcctattttgtgttattgtaacatattttatcaatatattacaatttaacacatatacaaaattgtataatctcgctttaataaacaaaatgaaaaacataagGAGAGTTATATGTAAAAATCAAACCAATTTCCTGAAACTCACAAGAAACATGGCATGTACTGTTTGTTTATCCCCATACAAAGGCAGCAAGGTAATGCTATATTCtagtaaaaatataaaatgtcaTGCGATATTTGTGGTCATGAAATGTTGGGATCTCTCGGGGATTAGGATAACTTTCTTAAAGAGGGATATTACGATTTCATATGAAATATGGTTTGTAAAAGCATCTGTTCAAAAAGCAATAATTGTATATACCATTGTAATAACAACcagaaaatgtgttttaattgagataatatataattaaatactaTTTTACTATGTAGTTTAAAACATTTATGCCAGCATGGCGACAGGAATAGTTTTTTGcccaaaatattatattaaatatttattgtatagcCAAATAAAGGAAGCTTTTGTTAACAATTCATAGCTATATAGTGCTCacttttttatacacatttttgacattaaaaaaaaagaaacaataccTCTTTAAGGCAAAACAAATATCAGGAGAGCACCAAATCATTTCCCAGAAAATGTAAGGCAGTTTCAGTAGGTGGCATGTCATCTTTTATGCCAATAAATCACCAGGCAATATTCAGACTGGTATTCAGATGGCGTTAATGAGTTAATACTCAGTATTTAGTTCTTTTTGGTAAATTTTGTAAGCAATCAAATTGGGGAGATTTTGTGAAGATCTTAAGACggaaatattctttaaattagtACTAGCAAGAGTGCTGGAAGGTAACTGGAGCATCGGAGCGGAAATTTTTTCTTTTGTAAACAAGAGAAAATAAAAGGGGGATTTAggcaaaacactttttttttctttcaaattctctaccaaaaaatgtgttcttatcTAAACAATactgaaacaagagatgtttgaaacacaatgacccatattgcgccgctttgaaataaaatttcaatatatcatttggcaggtttagaaattatctccctttcaaagcttattacttcccttggattgtatttctttacttttgaccttgaaggatgaccttgacccttcaccactcaaaatgtgcagcttcatgagatacacatgcatgccaaatatcaagttgctatcatcaatattgcaaaagttatggccaatgtttaagttttcggatggacggacatgactgacggacagttcaactgctatatgccaccctaccaggggcataaaaaggggaAAAGGGGGGTTGAGGGcgataatatttcaatatatttacatgCCACAAAAGGtacaaaatataaagcaaattaACAAAAGGTCTTGCAAGACAAATTGCATCTATCAAACTTatatcataataaaatattttacattgagGATTTCTGTTTTGACCGAACAATCTCGTGTGGATCCAATGGAAGAACCTCTGATGACATCATAGCTGCGTCTGCGCTACACGTCTTGTGGACCATCCGTCGGGTCGTCTCGTCTTTATCAACATAATcctaaaaaatcaaaatgtataaatatgtgtAAACAGGAGTGAGAGAATATCAAAATGTTTTACATTCAATGCAAATTAATGTTCATTGAAAAATTCTACTTCTCCATAAGATAAAGTCATCACTTGAAATAAATACCCGGTATGTAGCTTTCATTCAAGTCCTATAAGATATTTATTTATCACACACAAAATGATATTAAATTTGTTATTCAAGTGTTAAGTATAAACAATCTGATAATTAAAATCCATTttcttgaattatttttattttcaaattgaaaatgtCATCAGACAAGAAGACAATAAAATTTAACTACTCCAAAAGTACATTCACAGGTATCAATATCAACAGGTTGTAGTGCAATATTCAATTACGTTTCTTGCACATGAAAAGGTTCCCCTTTTAAATGCATTGATTTATATATCAGGCATTGAAGATTCAAGActttaatttttataacaaaatttacatatttatagttATACTTTCCTTGTTCTTATAATTCTCCTTCTCATAAGTTGTTAAGCAATTCTAAGTAAGACTTTACCatctacaactacaactaccaAATGTCTATAACAAAAAAAGGTTAACAACaagtaaacaaacacaaaagTGCAATACAGAAACAAAGTAATTGGGAAGGCATAGCATTTACATGCATTATAAACTGATGGTAAGTATCATCCTAAAATCTCTCCATGCTTTTCTAGGGTCAGCCAATGCAGCCGTCAGATTTACGTTGACTTTTGAGCTACTATGAACTCCCAAAGGCCTTGAAGTCAATATTTAAGTACCAATAAATAAGGAACAGTTGTGGCAAGTTATTTGAACATGGTCCACTAACTGATGTTGTTTCTGTTTGTATGATGCCATTATTTGACCTTAATTTACACAATTTCTATTAAAGCTGCATTATGCATGATGCCCATTTTTGTATCTTTTGCCCCatagaatgacattgaccttttagcCAGAAGTCTCGGGTCTTTACACAACAACCCATCTTCCCTTGCTAAATGATTGtggaatgttattttaaaatttcctGATGGTTGAAGAAGTTACACCCAGAACGCTGTAATATGCGAAAACATAATCTTGACTTTTAAGTGTCACCTTGATCTATAAATAGAGACATTGGTTTGCACAAgacatgacattatcacatgaccgAACATTTATGGTAAGAATTAAAATTGCCTAGTGAGTTTGTGAATTTCTGTGAAATTTATAAATTTAGGGGAGGGGGGGGATTTTACCAACACAAATCTACAAAATCAAATCATTACACATGGAAAAGAATTCTTAGGGTCTCTTAAGGCAACACTGATCTTCTGGAATTGTTTGGGAACGTTTCTATTAAAGGAACTTAAGCAAACGTAAAGAGTTAAACGTGTCAATACCTTTTGATATTTTAGAATTAAAGGTTAACGAGTGTCCAATCAAGTATTTACTACATTAGTACTTACACATGGTTCCAGTTTTTATAAACGCTAAGTACAAAAATGCAACTATACCAAGTACAACTACCGGTATACGCAAGTACACTTTTAACAGCGGTACTGAATTGATGTAAATCTTATTGAAGCTCATATAAATTACAGTTGTAAATTTTACTCCCAATGGAACAATGTAATTAAGAAAAATATTCAGAATTGTTATGTTTTCTTTTGTATAAAACTATTATTCCTTCTAGATATACACCTGTCCGTACATGCCAAACATCCTGATTTCAGCTGGACAGACCCACTTTTGACATAGTTGTCCCACAGTCTTGTCATGATACATGTATAATTGGTCCAAACATTTATGAAAATAGatgcttgtttttaatatatactATAAAAACAGCGAATGtgattttaaaaaagtaaatccAATGTGTTGAGTATATATTACaggttgaaataaaaaatcaactTTATGTGTTCCCTCATAAGGTCAAATATCCTAACAACAGTCATGAAATGCCCCAATTTTGGCCAGAACAATAATGGCATGTATACATACATTTGTATGTCTGAATGTTTCTATATTTAGGGGAAACGCCATCTTAAGTGAccttaaaattgtattatgacttgCCAAAACAAGCTTGAAACAAAATTCATtacagaaatattgaaaacacattCACACACTCAGGTAAAAGGAAACAAGGAATGAGAAATATAAAGCAACAACAAAATACAGTGAAACTTCTTTAACTCAAGGCTTTGACAGGACCACTGCAGTAATGTTTGAGTAATCAAAGGTATTGAGTGATGCTCAAGTTATCAAAGTTATTGAGTAATTCTCAAGTTATCAAAGTTATTGAGCAATACTCAAATTATCAAAGGTATTGAGTAATGCTTGAGTAATCAAAGGTATTGAGTAATGCTCGAGTTATCAAAGGTATTAAGTAATGCTCGAGTTATCAAAGGTATTGAGTAATGCTCGAGTTATCAAAGGTATTGAGTAAGGCTCGAGTTATCAAAGTTATTGAGTTATGCTTGAGGATGAAATaggataaacaagcaaattcgttgaattgataatcccccgccaatatgcttctggacacaaaagtgttatatttgacactcaagaaagcatttttttcaagatacaaagggccataactctgttattaacagatgatgtacaatgccatttggcgtgcatcatcctagtatccatatatatactcataccaagtttcaatgaaatgcgTCAAAGCACTTgtaagatatggctccagacggacggaaagacggatggacggacggataaCGCCAAAACAAAATGCCTCCGCCGAACGAGGGGGATAATaaggataaaataataaaataaaagaaggATAATATCCATTGtgttatttacataattaaattgTTCTGACTGACATGTTTCCCTTAATATGTTCAAAGCCATCGTAAGGTCACCAGGAAACAATTTGCTCCTGTTAGACAGTGACTCTACTCTACGGGTGAGAATTACCTACTAGCGTAATTGACGATATATTTCAGTATTTTACTAAAAAAGGGAGCAACACATGTGCTCCAATTACTTAGTTATTTATGCTCAAGGCAAAGTTGATAATTTCTTATTTAAGCAATAAATACTTTGTCATGACTATGAAATATGTTCGCGTACCAAGTTACCGACTACTGTATGCTTTTTGAGTTATTGGTGCTCGAGTTAAAGGAAGTGTTGCTGCATAACTAATATATCAGGGCTGAAAACATGCTAAGAATTTATGAAGGCAGAAGGAGAATATTAGACCAAGGTAATAACAGCAAattttattgttaacattttGAATGAGGCACAGAATTTGTCacgtaaaacaaatattttgtatcaataaaaCTTGAGCATGTGCCACTAACAGTCAAAAGAGCCTACTTCCTCCCTGAACTATTGATCATCCCCCCCCATTAAAGATTAACCCCCTATTCTATTGATCATCTCTTATACCTTGTCCCCTCAACATAAACTTAACATTTCCCCTCTTCAAAATTGCTtcttgaaaatgaaacaaaaggcAGCGCTCATAAATCATCAGAAATACCCAAACTTAAGAATTTGAGGATATGTTTAACGTGCAATATGCTGTGACAAAGTTGTGTAACCACATGCCTTGCGATCCTTTGCCCTGGGGAAATTTTGCATGAAGAGGGCATGCTCGGGCGGAAATTCACTCTCGCAACCTACACTTTGGCTTCGTCGCAATGCTGGTAACAAGTCCCGGAATTTTCGTTTTTTGGAATCTTTTTCGTGATGAGATTTTTTCGGATTTCCTGTACTCTGTAGGTTACCATCTACAACGTCATTTGTTTCGTTCACAATTTCTTCTATAATTGCTGTATCACTATCCGAAGTTTCCTCCTCGCTGCTACTTTCGTCACTTTCCACATGTAATCTGTCTGCATGAGTAGTCTCCCCCTTAGCTATGTCAGAGTTACTATCCACGATGTCTAAACCCTCATCGTCATCCAAGTctagtgtgaccttgactgttACACTAGGCCTATTTGAATTTTCACTATCAGTCACATTTTTGCATGTATTTCTATCAATGATGTTATGACTTTTGCATAAATTTAATTGCTGAGTCTGGTCAActatgttttttaaattaatctcGTTGGGCACATCTTTTGAATTTCTGCGTTCAGGAATTCCTGATGATGTTTTTCTGCATTCTGGAATTTCTGACGATGTTTTGTATCTTCGTGGAACACGTACAATGCCGGCTGTGTTATTTTCCTCAATGCTCTGTTTTGGAATTTTCGTGATTGTCACCCCATGTCTCATAGCAACCAGGTCGTCATGTGGCACGTGTTTCGATTCAGGAGAACTGGGTTCATCCAGGTGTATTCCCTGAAACAAACAAAGGAAGTGTTTATAAcagtaaatgaaatatttttgttttttacgaTGATGATGTACATCAATAACATTCTCAATACTTAGCTAAGTAGAAACTCAAATCTCATTTTCTGAGTTGAGCTAAAGAATTGAGAATGTTTATGATACTAAATCCTTTGTTACTTGCAGATAGAGTAAATTACCTAAGTATggcatatatttaaagtttcagaATTGGCAAAATTTCACCATTTAAAATTTATGATAGGCGATTTCGTCATACCAAGTTGCATTGAAGAACCAATGACTGTTTGATCTCATTTAACATTTATCAGAACTGGATCCTGATTTATCTTACATTGTTCAACACAGTTTCATGAGCAAATACACCTAGACTgaacaaataagtatttaaatgcgttattttttttttcaaaatgtttacttACTTTGATGCAGATTAAACATGGCATTTTCTTAATAATGTTTAATCCCATTTatgtataaaaatgcaacacactACAAACAATAATTGCTTCTGAAGATAAAGTTTGTTATATTGTTGTTTACATCAATCTGCTCATTTTTATAACGTCAAAGCAAAAAgaatgctaatatatatataaaaattcataACTGTCGCACATCCGGGCTTTTTTTTTGCAAGTTAAGGACGTAATTAATTAATGAAGTAGTAAACAGTATCAAGTGGTCACCATCACCACTTGAGTCTGCTTGAAGAATTAATGAATGGGCAAAGACAACAAAAAAGGGCCAGTGcattttatttcaacaatacAAATTCTCAACACATCAATAGAAATACAACAGATAAACAGAAACATTTCAAGTGGgttaccgccccccccccccccccccccccccctccaaaaaaaatgttatgtttCAGCACTGAAGGGGAAACGAACATACGTGTGTGTTTGGCCTTACTTATAACAGTTTTCAATGATGccatattttgttgaataaatcaAATCAAACTTTTCAAAGCACCTATCTTCAAGGAAATATTTGATAAGCTGACATAAAATACAAACTAAACTGCCCCTTTACCATAAATGAAAGCATATTGTTTCAGTTATCTAAATACCACCCGCAAATGTCAAAACATTAGCAGTATTTGCCTCTTGAGCTAGCTAAAGCAGGTTTTTCCTGTAACTTGAGAGGCCCATTGATGCAAAACATGTGTGCGTATTCATTGAGACACTTTAAACGGGATCTATACTCGGAGCAGGACAAGTGGTTGTCCAAAAAACATTACACTAAATTAATGGTTAAGCCTATTTAAAGGGAGATAACATTAAAGTCTAGATTTACTGGGGATCAAACAAGGTGAGCCAAAAATATACTGAACAAATTGATGGCTGCTGCCAAGACACTTTTGgaaatgaaaaaatgataaagaGCCAGGAATTCAGGCCCAAATACCATTGATTTATTGATAATCTATTCAACTTACTGGTAGAAAATTTATCAAACTGAACAAGAAGTAACCtacaattttatttcagtttttggACCATTTTGATATTTAATTGGAGACAATCTTATGAGTCAGAACTTAATAAAATGAGACCACAAATTAACTAAGAATGAAAACAACTGCCAACAAGAATTGTGTTTAATATATGACTAAAGCCCAGCATCTCTTAGTCAGCTTTCTAAAAGGGAAAATAACTCAGTAACATGTGGGTCAATGTggataaaataaatgtgttttggaCATCTATACTTTATGGTGATGACATAATTATGTAAAGTTTTTATTCAATTGCTTGAGTAATTATGAGGGAGTAGTTTGCTACACAGACTTCAAACATTTAATGCTATATACTGCCATAAAATATGTCTCAGTTATATTTCAACATGATCGAAACAAGACTTTTGCACACAGGAAACACACACAATATTAAAGCCCAGACAATTGCAATTTTATggaagaagattttttaagttttcatttttaaaatttattttcagcTCTGGTGATCTACTTATGCAATGGACTGGAACGATTTGAACTGCTTTGAAAGATGGTGACCCAAGTATTATTCCTGTAAAGTTTTGTAAAAATCTGTCAAGGGGTAAAGAAGAGGTCTTAAGAAGAAAAAGTTAACGTATGCACCTCACGCACCTACGGACAACAGACATCATGGTATGCCAAATGCTCCCTGTGATAtctatgtgctcaggtgagctaaaaaaaatattgatattcaaacaagcaaaattacACTCATCACTAGAAAAACATATTGGTTGTTCATGGataatcataaatcaaaatttgtaaaatgatacGCATTTATGAAGAATTTCATCAACAATTTGGAAAATAAATGAATCATAAACATAGAGTTTAAGATTTGCTGTAAAGTACGGAACACTTGC
This is a stretch of genomic DNA from Dreissena polymorpha isolate Duluth1 chromosome 7, UMN_Dpol_1.0, whole genome shotgun sequence. It encodes these proteins:
- the LOC127837295 gene encoding regulator of G-protein signaling 3-like isoform X1: MARYRSRTRPFNVLQTPESSKKEREDSGIHLDEPSSPESKHVPHDDLVAMRHGVTITKIPKQSIEENNTAGIVRVPRRYKTSSEIPECRKTSSGIPERRNSKDVPNEINLKNIVDQTQQLNLCKSHNIIDRNTCKNVTDSENSNRPSVTVKVTLDLDDDEGLDIVDSNSDIAKGETTHADRLHVESDESSSEEETSDSDTAIIEEIVNETNDVVDGNLQSTGNPKKSHHEKDSKKRKFRDLLPALRRSQSVGCESEFPPEHALFMQNFPRAKDRKDYVDKDETTRRMVHKTCSADAAMMSSEVLPLDPHEIVRSKQKSSIARNVRKKLQKLKRRNTDSLLGAVIMTVRGTNQVTQADAVEWGNSFESLLMDKNGIEMFRNFLKSEFSEENIEFWIACEDFKTIRTNRLVTRAQKIYSDFIAIKAPKQVNLDSKTRLDAVTGLENPTRDMFKQAQKRIQYLMENDSYKRFLESEGYRQLIGKHSPSLHSSR
- the LOC127837295 gene encoding regulator of G-protein signaling 3-like isoform X3, whose protein sequence is MARYRSRTRPFNVLQTPESSKKEREDSGIHLDEPSSPESKHVPHDDLVAMRHGVTITKIPKQSIEENNTAGIVRVPRRYKTSSEIPECRKTSSGIPERRNSKDVPNEINLKNIVDQTQQLNLCKSHNIIDRNTCKNVTDSENSNRPSVTVKVTLDLDDDEGLDIVDSNSDIAKGETTHADRLHVESDESSSEEETSDSDTAIIEEIVNETNDVVDGNLQSTGNPKKSHHEKDSKKRKFRDLLPALRRSQSDYVDKDETTRRMVHKTCSADAAMMSSEVLPLDPHEIVRSKQKSSIARNVRKKLQKLKRRNTDSLLGAVIMTVRGTNQVTQADAVEWGNSFESLLMDKNGIEMFRNFLKSEFSEENIEFWIACEDFKTIRTNRLVTRAQKIYSDFIAIKAPKQVNLDSKTRLDAVTGLENPTRDMFKQAQKRIQYLMENDSYKRFLESEGYRQLIGKHSPSLHSSR
- the LOC127837295 gene encoding regulator of G-protein signaling 3-like isoform X2 translates to MGLNIIKKMPCLICIKGIHLDEPSSPESKHVPHDDLVAMRHGVTITKIPKQSIEENNTAGIVRVPRRYKTSSEIPECRKTSSGIPERRNSKDVPNEINLKNIVDQTQQLNLCKSHNIIDRNTCKNVTDSENSNRPSVTVKVTLDLDDDEGLDIVDSNSDIAKGETTHADRLHVESDESSSEEETSDSDTAIIEEIVNETNDVVDGNLQSTGNPKKSHHEKDSKKRKFRDLLPALRRSQSVGCESEFPPEHALFMQNFPRAKDRKDYVDKDETTRRMVHKTCSADAAMMSSEVLPLDPHEIVRSKQKSSIARNVRKKLQKLKRRNTDSLLGAVIMTVRGTNQVTQADAVEWGNSFESLLMDKNGIEMFRNFLKSEFSEENIEFWIACEDFKTIRTNRLVTRAQKIYSDFIAIKAPKQVNLDSKTRLDAVTGLENPTRDMFKQAQKRIQYLMENDSYKRFLESEGYRQLIGKHSPSLHSSR